From Desulfitibacter sp. BRH_c19:
CCATATTGATCTCTTCAAAGGAATTTACTTTATCCCTCTGCTGCTCTGCAAAACTTAGTATGGTCCAACTAATAATATTCATTGTTTTTTCAATATCAATATCATCACGAAATTTTGTCAGATCTATATTTTTATAACCCATTTCAGAACCGCTTTTAATGAGATGCTTACCCATTTTATCGATTTCAGATTTAACCTCTACAGCATCCTCATGGGAAGTAGTTTTAAGAAAATCAAATGCTTGTGGAAACTTTTTCATGATTTTAAACTTAACTAATCCTATTTTTTCCATTCTTTTAAAAATATCTGTTTCATTCCAATCCACCTCATCGTAGATTTTATCAATAACCTCAACCACATAATCAAGCAAGAATAAATACAATTGCTTTTTACTATTAAAATAGTTAAATAGCGATCCTTTCGATATATTCGCTTCTCTTATAATCTCGTTTGTAGAAGCCTTTTCATAACCATTTCCTGAAAACTCTTTAAGAGCTGCATTAATAATACGTTCTCGCTTCTCAAGTTCTAAACTGTAAAATTTCGAATAAATGATAGCCACCTCATTTCTTTGTTTAGTATGACGATAGATGACCGTGATGGTCATTTATTATTATATAGCAAATGACCAATCTGGTCAAGATACCACCAGAAACCTACCCCTTCATATTTGCATCTACAACAGCTATTAAAATGAATTTAAACTACATGAGTAAAATTAAAACAATAGCCATGAATAATCCGGCTATAGCTATTCTAGTACTGTATTGATTTTTAGGTTGCAAAAAAATGGCATGTAGTTAAAACATGCACAAAATTGCTGGTTTGTTTATATTAGGTAGTATAAATTGACATATTAGCTAATATTTATTATAATAATAGCTAATATAAATGGTAAGTAGAGGTGATATATATATAATGCGTATTAATACTACTGATTTACAGAATGCTTTTGGGAAATATCTTTCCTTGGTAGAGAAGGAAGATATTATTATTACGAAAAACGGAAAGAGCGTCGCCAAACTCATCCACTATAACGAGCCTGATTATTTTCTTGTTCATGAAGAAACATTAAAATACAAATCGACCAGAAGAATTAGCTATGAAGAATATATGGCTCTGGTTGAATCCTCTGATCAAAGATACGAACTCATTGATGGTGAGATTTATCTATTGGCTTCACCAAGGTTTGATCATCAGGTTGTGGTCAATGAAATTGCATGGCACTTCAACAACTATTTTAAGGGAAAGCCTTGTCGATCCTTAACAGCACCGTTGGATATAAGGCTGTTCGGTTTTGCAACTAAATTCGAGGAAGACCCCAATGTTGTCCAGCCGGATGTGATTGTGATCTGTGATGAAGATAAGGTCAATGAAGATAACAAGTATGAGGGCATACCAGCACTACTTGTCGAAGTCTTGTCTCCCTCAACCAAAGGCAAGGATATGATTACAAAATTAAATCTTTACATGAAAAGCGGTGTTTCAGAATACTGGATTTTAAATCTGGACAGCAAAAGCATTACTCAATACACCTTTTCTCGTGAAAGAGAACTTGAAAGTGTAAAAGACTTTCGAGAAGGAGATACCATACAATCAACAAATTTTAATGGCCTGGATCTCCATTTAAGAGATATTTTTTCTGAAATCTAGTCAATCAACAGTTCACAGTTGAAACTGGGGTTTCTTAACCAAGTCTTTATATAATTTACATATCCAACTCATAGCTTTGTTCAACTAATTCCTTACCCCACAGCTTATTTTCTTGCTCTGCTACTTTCTTAAAACCCCTTTTTATATACATTCCTATTGCCGTTGTTTGGTCTTCTGTGGTCTCTAGAAATATTTGTTGATAGCCTTTCTCTTTACAGTATCCCATGGCTTCACTTAGAAGTATTCTTCCAAGACCAATCCCCCTGAATGCAGGATGCAGGATGAACCATCTCAACTGAGCTCGTGTGAGTGAATGGCCAACAATTGCAATGGCACCAATCATTTTTCCATTCACTTCTGCAAACCATAATCTATCCTTTTCAGGATTATATTTCTCAAAAAAATCATAAAAGGTCTTACAGACATAGCCCTCAAACATATGATTATATCCGCATTCCTCTGCATAAATCCAACCATGCAGGTGAATTAAATAACCCACATCTCCCGGTCTCAGATCACAACGGATTTTAACACTTTCTCCTGTAAGCACAGATTTCTCTGAGAGAGCATTTTCGATAGTTTTCATGCTCTCTACAACGCTTATTTGATCTTGTTCTGGTAAGGAGCTGATCATTTGATAGATTTGATTATCGGACAGGTCTTCCAGTTTCGATAGGGTATCTTTTCCTTTATCCGTCAGGTAAAGGTAATAAAACCTTCCATCCTCCATGGATTGTGCCCTATATGTAAGGCTATTTTTTTCAAAGCGTTTTATAATCCTGCTTAAATAGCCTGGGTCAATCCTTAGTTCTTCGACTAACCTCTTGGAAGTACAATTCTTCGTATGTCCTATGTCGTATAATATACGAGTTTCCGCGAGTGAAAATTCACTATCCAGCAGATGTTGATCCAGCAATCCTAGAATATTTGTATAGAACCGATTAAATCTACGAACGATATGTATCAAAGGCATATATGCTAAATTCACAATGATACCTCCCTATAATTTGTCATTGCATGACCATTGTAATAAAATTACTTGACAAAGTCAAGTATATTTGTTGTTTCAAATCCCTTCCACCGCAGAAACAAAGAGAAGTTTTTTTGCGTCTATTAATAATGAAAAAGCATACTAACACTAGGAGGTAGCATCTTGAAAAAAATACTTTTAGTAGTACTTATTCTTTTATTAAATGTTTCATTGTTTGGCTGTATGACAACCTCACTTGGGGAAAACGAAGCCCAACCTGAAAAACAACAACAGACTGATGAGATCAATGAAGAGACCGTTGGAATTCTAGTAGAGGAGTTCGGCAGGAAGCTTCAAACAGTTTCGCTTCTAAGTCCAGAGGATATACTGGAAGAGAGTATGCAGAAGAACTATGGTGATTATGTATCCCAAGAGCTTTTGGACAAATGGTTAAGCGATCCTCAAAATGCTCCTGGGAGACTAACTTCAAGTCCATGGCCAGAACGTATAGAAATTCTATCCATAGAAAAAATATTGGAACATATTTATGAAGTAAATGGAGAAATAATAGAAATAACGAGCGTGGAAAAGGAAAGCGATGGGATTGCTGCAAGGAAGTCAATTACCCTTGTGGTAGAGAAAATCGGGGATCGTTGGCTTATAGCCAGCGCTAACCTTGATGATTATGAGGATAGAGACCAAATAGTGTATAGTAATAGCCAATATGGTTTTAATTTCTCTTTACCCAAGAGTTGGAAAGACTATTCCATTGTAACTGACAAATGGGAAGGCTTGGCACTCGGAGGTTCACAAGATAATGAAATTATTGAAACTGGTCCCACGATTTCCATCAGACACCCACAATGGGCTTCGGAAAATCAGCGACAAGATATTCCCATCATGGTCTTTACACTTACCCAATGGGATGCTCTACAGCAGGAGGAATTCCATATTGGTGCAGCACCTATCGGACCAAAAGAACTTGACCGTAACACTAGATTTGTTTTTGCCCTTCCTGCGCGTTACAACTATTCATTTCCAACAGGATATGAAGAAGTAGAAGATATTCTTAATGACAATCCTCTTCAGCCAATTGAGGAGAACCATTTTAATAATCAATAAAAAGCGTGAGGGAGGCAAAGGACTATCCCTTCGCTTCCCTCTATACTATAGATAGTAATACTACCCATTTACTTCCTTAGGATTATCAAGGTTCAATAAGTATAACTACTCTACCTTTTTATATCACTCGGTCTCCGTCCTTTAAGTCTAACGGCGGATTCTTAATATACCTTTCGCCCGTCTTCAGACCTTCTATTATCTGAATGTCAAAATTTGTTTTAATTCCTGTCTAAACGTATTTCTTAACTGCCTTTTCATTTTCTATTACATACACAAATTCTTTTCCATCATTTTCTTTTTGTAATGCTTTGAGGTTCACAGCCAATATATTGGGGATTTCTATAACTGTTATGTTGATATCAGCTTCATATCCTGCTTTAATCTTATCATCATGGTTGTTAATGGTGATTTCGATTTTTACCTTTACTCTCTCATTGGTCAAATCCATCTTAGCTGCATCATCTATTTTCGATACAGTTCCCGCGTATTCTCCATCCAGCCCCTTAACTTTAATGCTGGCCTTCTGTCCTTGGCTAATCTTCACAGCATCATATTGCCTCGCTTCTATTACAATCTTGTACTCTGAAAGGTCATAAATGATAATGCTGCTGTTCTTCGATGTGGGATACTGGTTTTCTTTTATGTCTAGGCGGACGATTGTACCATCGATATTAGCTTTTATCTCACTCATACTGATCTTATCTTGAACATTCGCAATATCGGCTTTTACCACTTCTACCTGATTCCTCTGGTCTGCAATTTCATATTTAAGGTTGGTATCAAAATCAGCCAACGAATTTTTTGCATTGATCAGTTGAATCTCTGAAAGCTCCACCTGACTCTGCAGATCATTCATGTGTTTCTCAATACTGTTAAATTCCTCATTTGAAATAGCACCATTTTCAAATAAAATTTCGCTTTTCTCAAATTTTCCTTTTTCATCCATATAGCTGGCTATGGCATTTTCAAGTTTGATCGCTGTCTGCTTAATTTCATTCTCAAATGTTTTCTTATCATTCAATGCAACTTTATTTTGAAGCTTTTCCAAATTCCTGCTAAGCAGTTCAAAATTAAGCCTATGCTTACTAAGTTGGTACTCAAGGTCTGTCGTATCAACTGTAACGATAGGATCATTTTTCTTTATTTCTTGGCCTTCGACGGCATGAATTACTTTTACCTTCTGCTGCGTAGAGAGTATTATCTCCTCCAAATTCTTTGCTTCTACGTTGCCGGTAACAGAGATGCCCTGAGATAAACTTCGAGTTTGTAGAATTTCTGCTTCTACCTCTTTAACGGTGTTTTTGTTGGGAGTAAAATTCCAAACCATGACAATTGCTAAGACTAACACAACTGCCAGGATAATTCTCTTTTTTTTATTCTTCATTTTCTAATCCTCCCCACTATTCAGCTTTACGTTTTGACATACTTAAATTCGGGTTAATTTAATTAAGTTCTATTTTTTCTATCAGACCATCCTTCAACCATATGACTCTATGCACATAATTTTTATCCTCTGGCTCATGAGTAATCAGAACAATCGTTTGACGTAGTTCTTTATTCAACTTCTTGAAGAGTTCCAATACCATATTAGCTGAAACACTATCAAGGTTTGCAGTTGGCTCGTCTGCAAAGACTATTTTAGGCTTATTAATCAACGCTCTGGCAATAGCGAGACGTTGTTGTTCCCCTCCGGACAATTCATTTGGATAATGGTGTATACGATGCTTCAAGCCAACAATTTCAAGGAGCTCTGAGGCACGTTTCTTATATTGCTCAGAATTATTTCCAGAAGCCATGGACGGTAGACACACATTTTCCAGGGCGTTTAATTCATAAACTAGTGCATACTCTTGAAAAACGTATCCCAGGTTTCGAAGCCGAAATTCTGTTTTCTTAGCATCGGATAAGCCTAGTACATCTGTTCCGTCAATAAGAATTCTACCTTCACTTGGTGTATCAATAAGTCCCATTTGATTTAGCATTGTTGATTTACCCGAGCCACTCCGTCCCATAATTGCTACAAACTCTCCCTCGGTTATTTCAAATGA
This genomic window contains:
- a CDS encoding ABC transporter is translated as MIIVENLKKTYPGKVPIQALKGVSFEITEGEFVAIMGRSGSGKSTMLNQMGLIDTPSEGRILIDGTDVLGLSDAKKTEFRLRNLGYVFQEYALVYELNALENVCLPSMASGNNSEQYKKRASELLEIVGLKHRIHHYPNELSGGEQQRLAIARALINKPKIVFADEPTANLDSVSANMVLELFKKLNKELRQTIVLITHEPEDKNYVHRVIWLKDGLIEKIELN
- a CDS encoding TetR family transcriptional regulator, whose amino-acid sequence is MTITVIYRHTKQRNEVAIIYSKFYSLELEKRERIINAALKEFSGNGYEKASTNEIIREANISKGSLFNYFNSKKQLYLFLLDYVVEVIDKIYDEVDWNETDIFKRMEKIGLVKFKIMKKFPQAFDFLKTTSHEDAVEVKSEIDKMGKHLIKSGSEMGYKNIDLTKFRDDIDIEKTMNIISWTILSFAEQQRDKVNSFEEINM
- a CDS encoding prevent-host-death protein, whose amino-acid sequence is MRINTTDLQNAFGKYLSLVEKEDIIITKNGKSVAKLIHYNEPDYFLVHEETLKYKSTRRISYEEYMALVESSDQRYELIDGEIYLLASPRFDHQVVVNEIAWHFNNYFKGKPCRSLTAPLDIRLFGFATKFEEDPNVVQPDVIVICDEDKVNEDNKYEGIPALLVEVLSPSTKGKDMITKLNLYMKSGVSEYWILNLDSKSITQYTFSRERELESVKDFREGDTIQSTNFNGLDLHLRDIFSEI
- a CDS encoding MarR family transcriptional regulator, with product MNLAYMPLIHIVRRFNRFYTNILGLLDQHLLDSEFSLAETRILYDIGHTKNCTSKRLVEELRIDPGYLSRIIKRFEKNSLTYRAQSMEDGRFYYLYLTDKGKDTLSKLEDLSDNQIYQMISSLPEQDQISVVESMKTIENALSEKSVLTGESVKIRCDLRPGDVGYLIHLHGWIYAEECGYNHMFEGYVCKTFYDFFEKYNPEKDRLWFAEVNGKMIGAIAIVGHSLTRAQLRWFILHPAFRGIGLGRILLSEAMGYCKEKGYQQIFLETTEDQTTAIGMYIKRGFKKVAEQENKLWGKELVEQSYELDM